A genome region from Brassica oleracea var. oleracea cultivar TO1000 chromosome C2, BOL, whole genome shotgun sequence includes the following:
- the LOC106325172 gene encoding uncharacterized protein At5g65660-like — MREQTHLTISAFGYMENTQGSSPPHMDASRPSLGFPLGTALLLIIIFSLSGIFSCCYHWDKHRSLRRSLANASGHPSADIESSPFKPRPPFPDLKKPQDLSITVLMPGDNTPKFIALPCPCAPPRPENLTVDVQSPPHSPPVKPPRFPIPLC, encoded by the exons TCGGTTATATGGAGAACACTCAAGGATCCTCGCCGCCTCACATGGACGCTTCTCGGCCGTCACTAGGATTCCCTCTCGGCACAGCTCTGCTTCTAATAATCATTTTCAGCCTCTCTGGGATATTTTCTTGCTGTTACCATTGGGACAAACATCGCTCGCTCCGCCGTTCTTTGGCCAATGCCTCTGGTCATCCCTCCGCCGACATAGAGTCCTCTCCGTTCAAACCTAGACCCCCTTTTCCG GATTTGAAGAAACCCCAGGATCTAAGCATAACGGTGTTGATGCCTGGAGATAATACGCCTAAATTTATAGCATTGCCGTGTCCGTGTGCACCACCTCGGCCAGAGAACCTCACCGTTGATGTCCAAAGTCCACCGCACTCACCACCTGTTAAGCCGCCGCGTTTTCCCATTCCTCTTTGTTAG